In Falco biarmicus isolate bFalBia1 chromosome 5, bFalBia1.pri, whole genome shotgun sequence, a single genomic region encodes these proteins:
- the PDE6H gene encoding retinal cone rhodopsin-sensitive cGMP 3',5'-cyclic phosphodiesterase subunit gamma, producing MSENPATTLNTGDAPTGPTTPRKGPPKFKQRQTRQFKSKPPKKGVRGFGDDIPGMEGLGTDITVICPWEAFSHLELHELAQFGII from the exons ATGAGTGAGAACCCAGCCACCACCCTCAACACTGGAGATGCTCCAACTGGTCCCACTACACCTCGCAAGGGGCCTCCCAAGTTCAAGCAGAGACAGACAAGGCAGTTCAAGAGCAAGCCCCCTAAAAAAGGAGTAAGAGG GTTTGGAGATGACATCCCAGGCATGGAGGGACTGGGCACAG aTATCACAGTGATTTGCCCATGGGAAGCTTTCAGCCATCTGGAACTGCATGAGCTGGCCCAGTTTGGAATCATCTAA